Genomic segment of Populus nigra chromosome 14, ddPopNigr1.1, whole genome shotgun sequence:
GTTTTCCTTAATCTTCTCACGCAACAACTCTATATCCTGTTTCTCTTCTGTTGTACCGCTCACTTGTTGGTGTATGCTTTCCAATCCTTCCACTGCTTTTATAGGTTCATCTTTGGCTCGAGGATTTTCTGGATTGATCTCACCGTGCAAAAACTCATCCTTGAGAGACTTCAACTTCTCCCGGGCATTGGTAATTCTCTTGCGCTCTTCTACTGCTTCTTCTGCAGATCTCTCTTGTTTCTCCTGCAATTGAGCCAATGTCTCTTGGCATGATTTCAGGGCTGCCGACGCCATCAGCGTCCGAGCTTCCTCGTCTTCAATGACAATGCCTGCACCAAATTCATCTTGCAAATTACAAACCTTCTCTTGCATTTCCTTGATTTGCAGTTCAATTTCCCAATACTTCGCAAGTCCGCCCTCATAAGAACTCTTCGCAAACTCTTTCTCAGTTTGTAGAGCCAGGATTTGTCTCTGAATCTTGTCAATCTCCAGGAGGCCTTCTGATTTGCTCAAACCAGACTTAGAAACTGTAGCATTACTTGCTCCTTTCATTGACTTCTTTGATTGCAACTTCTTCGAAGCAGATGTGAAGAGACCCTTTACATCTTTCGGAATCTTCGGAACCTTTGGAATATTTGCTCTCGAGACTTCTGGGAgcttattttcaaatttagatGATGGGGCTTCATCTTCGTCTTCTTCCATTGCAAACTGGACTTTTTCTGGGAAAACATAAGCAATGGTATTGTTGGCATTTTGTAGCTCTGTTGATATGTGGTTATACCGTTCAGCTAATGCCCTATAAGCCCGGTAAGAGTCTTCGACGAAGTGTATCAGCTCTGGTCTCTTTTTGTAGTACATTTCTGCCCTCTTGGCAAAAGAGTCTCCATCTTCTTCAATGAGTTTGATTACGCTTTGAACCTTATCTTCCATGTCTGCAGTTGATAATTTGTATTGATAAGGCATGTTATACACATTGAATTTATGCATGTTAAAATCAGTTGATTCATGGATGAAGGTTTAATGCTGCATTTGGATTTGGCCTTTGCCTtcatcattagaaaaaaaaaactaaatttcctCAATCAGAATGAGCTCTGCAGAAATCAGATGGAAGAAATCATAAACATAATGAATTCTGATGATAAAAAGATGGATTGATTCATATTTAATTCCCCTTTCCGTTGTAAATTCCCCCAGCAACGTTTTGTCAAATCCCatataccaaaaacaaaaatgactgTGACTGCTAAAGAATAAGATTTACAGAAATGTTCATCGATTCAAGTAAGAAAATGACTACGCAAATGCAACTAAACACTAACAATAATGATAATTACCATGAAGGTTCTGCTCGAGCCATTTGGATTGCTTTGTTCGAATGTGGCTTGCCCACCACCATGAGTAAGCATTGCTTGCAGCTCTCTGcaacatattattattgtttcgtTCTTGTCTCTTCGTTTCTCCAAATCAAGAATATGTATTATATCATGCAACTCCTTTTCCCCTGTCTCGTTCTTTAACAATTTATCGACCAAACTACATACAATGTAGCAAGTAATTACAAGACATGGAACCCAATACTTCGTACCTGGGTACCCTTTTATTTAGGAAAGACACAGAAAGAGGGTGGTTGAGGTTTCAAGGAAGGAACGTGCAGCAAAGTGCTAGCACACACAGCAATGATGTGTATGTACGTGGTGTTATtgttctttctttaaaaaaaaggaaagaggagaagaaaagagaagagaagagaaaacaccatgaaaatatagtaataatgAGATGATGGAGGGGAGCAATTTCCGGCTAGATTAGCtgttgaattgaattaaaaagaagagagaagaccGAACACTAAGCTGCCCATTTGTGATAGAGAAGTCGTGCGTGCATGGATGGCTTGCCTTTTGCTTTTCCAGGGTGTACAAGACCCAGAGCCATTTTAGGCCTTTTTTTCGTTACagagagatatatatattttaaagaaaattattaaaatgatgtggttcaatttttcttttttgagagaGATGTGTTGATCTCACTTATCATAATAGTTGATTGTATATCTATATTTCTATATATGATTCATAgctatttttataaagattttcacattaaaatcttttttaataataaaatagtataatcccaacataatatttttcaattaagaatttattaaaatgatatcgttttagatttatttttttatttttgatatcaacgtatcaatatcattcaaaaattatttaaaaatattaatttaatattttttaagtaaaaaataatttaaaaatattttaaaaaataatttaaaacacaaaaacaaacactccaaCTAAGATAAGAGCCATGTTTCGGATTCAAAATTCTTATGTTCTATCTTTCATTTTCGTTCTAATAATTGAAgggattttccatttttttttctttgtgcttGGTTTATATATTTCCCATTTATTactcaatttatattattttttttaacctactTCACTAACACTATCATTGTAGGGAAACTTTATTTATCTAGCATATCTAAAGAACATAAATTTCATATACATGTAgtgccaaaatatatttttccatatatttaattattatttttgtggaAATTACTTAACTATTGGAAGATGATTGGCTAACTCTTAAAAAAGCAATGTTTCTCTCAAGGACTGTGATCAAGGCATTGATACTCAATTAATTTATAAGGACACCCCACTCTAGATAAATATCCAAGTGCATTTAATTACTTTACTATTAATGAAATGCCATTATAAATTGCTAGAGTGAAATtatcatcaaaacaaataagatcTACTAAATAtggtataattataaatattgattttcattAAGTATCCCTTGTATATATTATGGGatcatatatagttttttaccaattataaatttgtactttatgtttttttaagatgttGATAGgtgagaaattttaaaatattcaatgcATAAATACCCATATTTACTAAATGGATTCCTTTAAAGTGAAAgatacaaagattaaaaaaaaaaggaaaactgggatttttttttctaataacgGTATtggtttattatattatttagaaaGTATAATAAATTCctatttcatgattttcttgattttttttcttctttgattatttatatcctctactaaattaaaattttcgctatccatattaagtttttttttaatcatccaCATCAAGACTAGAATAAGATTTGATCACCCAtatcaaactctttttttcacatcaaaatcaaaaaatgatgtggcttatttttttttattaacattggTATTCAGATCAGTTTGCGTACACCTCGATTAATTCCAACAGACCTTGAAATTAAcgactaaataaatttttaatggcttTGAGGTTTGTGAGGCTTATTAGTTAATAGGAATTGTAATTTATATGGTGTCACTAATTATAATTGGAAGATTTTATTTCGATAGAATTAGAGTGCTAAAAATCAGTGGAATAAGATTATGATAGATGAAAAGCAATGTTGGCTATGGAAGGTAAGACGAATTAAATTAGGAAAATAACAGACTCTACACATTTGTctgaacaagaaaaagaagaagtatatatataaagataaaacatTTTGGATTACCTTTTTCTTCTTACAAATAATGAGTTGGGCAAGAACCTTAAATTAATTTGGACAGAAcctagaataattttatatgcaggattttatagttttaaggACCCATGAATTTTATATCCTCTTGGTGTCGGAGCCAGTGAACAACatgtttaatgaaaaaaaaaaaaggagggatgGTGATAGATATTtacaagtcagatttttattatatttatattttatttattactcaactaataaaaatttagatatttattatcatatttatcAGTTAGATAttcatttattaacataaaataatatatatatatatatatatatatatatatatatatcttcggTTAAATTTGGATCCCAAAGTGCTATACTTACTTTCAGTAGAAGGAATTGAAacatcatcaattttatttatttatgaatcaaACATAATGCTCGAGTGCTTGAGATGATTGATTATGCTGCCCTGCCAGCGGATGCCGGTAATGAGAATCCTCCTTCCTTTCATTATTTTCTGTGGAGACACCATTGCATTAGTCCTTGTTTTCCCTACAGGTTCCATCTTGTTGGCGTGCTTACACCATCATTAACCCGATAAAAAGCTCAAGTACAGAATATATTTGATCAAATGAGAATCAACCAACCGATTTCGTTTTGATGGTTTATGTTTATGAAGGGAcattgtgttcttttttttgttatttaatctGATACGGGGTTATGCTAATCAGCAAGCATGAACTAGAACAAAACAGAAGCTGCTGCATGTAAATACTTGATTATGATTTAACTATTGAAACAACTAcatattatcatcatcatcatcataacaAACAATATCACACTTTTCTCAACCAAGTATTATTCGTAATACAGATATAATCTTCTTCTCGATTGAGTAGAAATTAGAAATTTGGACCGGCTGCGAGGATCTCTTCTGTGAGCTCGTTGTCCTTTCCAATCTTGTGATCAGTGAATGTCTCAAAGTTATTCTTGAACAAACCTGCCAGCTTCATCAGGGTATCCTCGTAGCCTAGCTTGTTTGACCACTGCATTTGAGAACAGCAGCATTAGAATTACATGCGAGAAACAGATTATACAAAAAAAGGGTGTAAATATTCAAGGCAGCAGGTTAAAGAGTAGAATACTAACAGTGTTCACTGGATCCAGGATTTCAGAGGGCACTCCCTCAACCTCGGTGGGGATCTCTAGCCCAAACACCTTAGTTTTCTTGTATTCTGCCTTCAAGAGACTGCCAGAATGTATGGCATCAATGATTTTCCTTGTGTATGCTAACTTGATACGGCTTCCTGAACCATAGCTGCAAAACACCAAATACATTCAAAGACTTTCTTCCCCGAGAATGGGTGACAAAATTCTGATTTACAATTCTCGGATTGTTCGTATCATTTAACAATGCCAAACATACCTTCCACCTGACCAGCCAGTGTTGACAAGCCATCCTGTTGCACCATGCTTCTGCATCTTCTCAGCCAGCATAGCTGCATATTTGGTAGGGTGCATCATTATAAATGCTGCACCAAAGCAAGCTGAGAATGTTGCCCTTGGCTCCTTCACACCCTCTTCTGTGCCAGCCACCTACATTGATTATCAAGAAATTCAATTACCAAAATGCTACAATCACTGAGCTAGCATATGTAAATCAAAATTATCGACAGGAAGAGCAGAGCATTTAGTGACTAATTATTACCAAAGCGGTATAGCCACTGATGAAATGATACATGGTCTGTGCCAAGTTCAGCTTGCTCACTGGTGGGAGTACACCAAATGCATCACATGCCAAAAGGATAACATTCTTAGGGTGCGGACCAACACATGGTATCTTCGCATTAGGAATGTACTCGATGGGGTAGGATGCTCGAGTGTTCTCTGCAAAAGTATGCAAGGGAAAACAATATAAACATCAAGATTTTTCTCACTTGAGTGTGATCAAAAGAAATGTTCGAATTCATGATCTTTCATTCACCTGTAACGGATTTATCAGCATAATCCACCACTCGAGTGTGCTCCTCGAACACCACGTTTTCCAGCACTGCCATGCACAATCAGTTGCATCAGTTCAGACGTTTAAAACATGCCAAAAAATAAGATCTTCAGGTTCAAACCAATTGATATAGATCATTTTGTATTTCCTCCTACTTAAGTTAATGGAATTTAAAGAAGATTTAGAATGCTACCAGTTCCAAACTTGATGGCATTCCAGATATCAGGCTCCTTCTCCCTTGAGAGATCAATGCATTTGGCATAGCATCCGCCTTCAATATTTGACACTCCGGTCTCAGTCCAGCAATGCTCGTCATCTCCAATTAGATATCTGTTTGGATCAGTAGACAGAGTTGTCTTCCCGGTACCTAATACAAGAATCATCAAAATTCATAGGACTCATCAATAACATAGCAAAtgataagaaaaggaaatgggCATAAATACAGGCCAGATATATGCTTATTAAAACAAAGATATAAAGGGGTTAAGCATGCAAAAGGTAAGTTTTAGGCACGTATCATTTTGCAGGCATGGCACCATGTCGCGACCAGGTGACATGGTGATACTATACCTGACAGTCCAAAGAAGAGGGCAACATCTCCATCTTTTCCCATATTGCAGCCAGAATGTAAGGAGAGGATTCGACGCTTAGGCATGAGATAATGCATTACACTGAACAGACCCTTCTTCATTTCCCCGGCGTACTGTGTGCCGAGGATGACCATTTCCCTTCTAGCAAGGTTCAGATCTATACTAGTAGAGGATGTCATGTAGTGTGTATAACGATTACATGGGAACTGGCCTGCATTGTATATAGTGAAGTCCGGAGTACCGAAATCCTCCAGCTCTTCAGGAGTGGGCCGGATACACCTGCCACCCACCCAGTTATCCAATTGAACACACTTAGCTCATTACATCATGCGCATTTTTTCTTACCACTTTCCTCCATTGTACGGGAGTAATAATATTCAGCACAGCatatcatatttaatattttgtcaaCGATAAAAGAGACTTATCTGGCAGGCTTAGGGCTTTGTTGGGGGAGAGACAGAAACAGACAAATATATTCCTGCTAAAAACGTTAAGAAATCATCCACTTTTACTTACATGTTGTGCATGAAGAGTGAATGGTAGGCTCTGGCAGAAACAATCCGGACTTTGATTCTGTTCTCGGGGTCCCAGTTCAAGAATTGATCGTTCACAAAGACCTGAAAATTTTGAAGTCCAAACCATCAGAATTCAGCATTCAATCCCAAATTAATCTACAGGGAAAATGCAATGAACTGCACGAGGGCATGCCTGTGGCAGCCAATGGTCCACCGTACATGCATTCAAAACAAGAGTCCATGTATTGATGCATTCGTACAGCACGGTAGTCAATAATGTACAAACCCACCAATAAGGTAGGTACCGTATACTTGTGAAACACGACTTGAAAATAACTTGATATTtgacttataatttaatttcagacaaagtttaaaaaaatataaaaattgatgcGACCAAACCCAAAATCTTAATGAATTAACTCATAAttcaatcaaaaataatttaatttttttaaaaaaataatattattattttaactttctaTATATCATTAATGACTCGTATAACGACAAAATTGCTACTCCCAAGGGATTAGAAAACTACATGGAGAAAAGGACAATAAAGATACTAAGACAAATATCGCTATCATCCGAAAAAACGTAAGAATTGCGCGCATCAAGAAGTCACAGAAACGAAGGTATAGAGTAGAGTAAAGCTTAAACAGAAACATTTATGAACAAGACACGCAAAGACAtagccaaaagaaaagaaaaaaaggacacgaaattaaagaaaaataattaaaaaaatcacgtACCTTGTCCAGAGAATTCAAGTAATCAACAGCTCTTTCTCTGTTAACCATGAAGGTGTGCTCGTCCATTTCAATGTTGGGTGAACCCCTGGGGTTAACGAAGTAAATTACTTGACGAGCAAGTAAAAACGAGGcagagataaataaataaaaaaattccccCCCCTcctcttgttttaaaaattaattaacttgtttcttgatttattcTAAAACAACGTATTCTTTTGTtatcaatctttttatattaatattattttttatttttaactaaaaaaatttaaaatatatggaaATGATGGGAAAACGACttattaattacattttaaaactaaaaatgatatttattttattttataaaactagCAGAGAGGAGTAATTTATTATAAACAAGGAGGTGGCCTGCTGCCAGGTACTTACTTCCCCCACCAAAGCTCTTCTCCGGTAACATCATCCTTGACAACACGTTTATCTCTCGGAGCCCGGCCAGTTTTGGCACCGGAAAGGGTAGCCAATGCACCAGTTGATGTTATGAAGGACCCTTTCTCATAGTGTATGGCCTGCTCATAAAGCTCTGCACGATATATACTTGGATGAATTAATTTATCACAGTGACAATCCACTAATTCATTTgcaaaagaaataaatcaacCAGTATGCTGGCTGCTCAACCAAAGAGATAAAGTTTAAGTCATCATTTGTCAGCAAGAATTCTTTAGTTGCTCGGTAAGGATAAGATTATGTTcttcattaattaatcaagtgtaattcactttaaaaaatcaagttaataatttttttttagtgtttttaatattttgatgtgatggtgttaaatataaaaaaattattttaatttatttttaaataaaaaatattttgactatAACACCACTCACAcacaaacaatttaaaataaaaaaaaaataaatcgaatcTTCTCCATCGTATTAGTCTCTACGAGAGTTGATGGCATGcacataattttatatttattttattcacgtgtgtgtgtgtttagaAGTATAATAATTTAGAagtatgataattttatatttttttttcattttaaaaatataatttatttaaaaaaaattaaattaatatttttttagtgtttttaatcgttttgatgtgatgatgtaaaatataaaaaaatattttaatttatttttaaataaaaaaatgtttttactgTAACACTACTCACACAcgaacaatttaaaaaaataaagcgaatCTCTTTAACCATCGTATTCGTCTGTAGAGCTGGTGGCACGATAAGGCAAAACCGACAattatgagaaattttgacttcAGAGGTCATAATAAACCGTTCATTGTGGCTACACGTCATTGATTTCTAGAATAAGAACAGTGATGAATTTTCTACCTAATTTCCCATTAAGGTACGCAACTCATTGGCTAATGGCTACGCTCGTGTGTGTTTccatttattgataaaaaaaatattaataatagtaaGCTCGAGACTAAATTAACCTTCTCAattaataagaataaataatactAGATATATCTTAAGAACTTTATAATCCTAAGTTGGTATGttgtgaattaaattaaattaatagttttattattaattcgaAGATATCATTACCGGCAGGGGAGAGGTTGTAGAGGACGTGAGTGAACTTCAAGGAGCTGTCGCTGGCGCTGATGGCGGGTTCAGCTACGTGTTGCTGGTGAACCCTTGGGCTGGTCTGGCTCTTGCTAGCAGGGTCTCCTCTCACCACCTTCGGTCCTGTTTCTCTCGTCAACGATGCCAAAGATGCACTGTCGTTCCATTGatacataaacacaaaacaggCATCAGTTTTCCtatacatattaatattttttttcagtttaaatacaattttataaaaatatttacactatATTGACAAACACATGGTGCTACAGATTAATTTTACACGCCTTTcctaaaatatttgtttggtaTTGTCTTGTggttgcattttaaaaataaaataaaaaataaaaagttgtaaatttatatttttcttttttataaccAAATAACTTCAAAAATTGTAGTGAGAATATAAGCATTTACAGTCACAATCAACGACCTTAGCCTCTCTTTTTGTCCACGAAATTTCCTGGAAAAACCATACTCTCCACTATGCCGGTCTCGtcgtttgattttttcattttaagtaaattataaatcagTCCATCTAGTTTTAAGAAAcgaattttagatttatttttggttttttaatagaaaaaaaaaataaaaaaaaaactatggaaAGATTAACAATGAGAAACAAATTTGGGTCAGAATAACATCAAATTATATGTGTTAAACCCTGACTAAGGACATGCTAATTAGGCTTTAAAACTAAAagactattattatttttttatataaaactacaAAAACGAACCTTTAGGAAAACTCGCATTTCGTACAGGGGCATTTAAGTAATTAACTGTCTGTTTACAGCTGCATCCGATTCCCGTTCCTTGGAACGTTTTCAAGGGTTGCAAAATCCAAgccctttcctttctttcaccatcaccaccatcaGATTTTATGATATCAGAAGGCAATCCCCTTCTGGACCCCACTTACCGTGTTCATCTATTTATATACTATTCTTCCGTTGaaattgttttacttttttattaatataaaaaatacttatatttttatatcatttcagGAGTTTATTGATAcgtaaaaagattaaaatttacatttcctgttttataaaaagagattctttataaaaataaagaatctgAGGTCCTCCTGgcctataaaattaaatttatatttttttagctcaaGAATGATGAAAAGgggataattatttttataatgatataGCGTGCGTAGAGGCTAtggaccaaaaaaataaataacctgATGGACTGGAGCTGCTGTTTCTGGCGTTCTTCTTCGGAGAGAGCAGCAAAGGTACCCTGAATCCCTTTAATGGGAGTAGTGGGCGCTGATTTCTTCTTTTGAAGAGAGTGGAGCTCGTCAATTGTCTGGGCCTTCACGGTTGGTGCGCTCATATCATGGCAGACATCATGATGCTTGTCACTTGTGGTGATACTTGGCAGGAGTCCCTTCGGTTTTCTTGCCGTTGCAGCTCCGTTCCCATTCATCGCCATCTCTCCTTTCCCGTTTGCTGCCATCTCTCTATCATTAATTATCAAGACAATTAGAACACCATTAAAACGATGAAGGACATGGAAACCCTTGCAGCGAGCATGATACAATGGAAAATCTAAAGATTTCTAGCGAGGAAATCAAAGAACTTACCAGATAAAAAAGCCTAAAGGAGCTGGAAATGAAGTTAATTATAGAAGACCATCAACTAGAGGATTTTTTCGGAGAAAGAAAAGATAGCAGAAGTGATGATATAATGGAGGAACCGAGGGGTCCTTTTATAGTGTTCATGGCCACCTTGTTAACCGGAGTTCAACCGGATATATCGATAACCATGGTTAGATTTTATCCCGAGAAATGAGTCAGACTCCAGAAATGGAGAGCAGAtcctttaataaatttaaaaaacaaataaaccgTGAGTCAAGAAAACCACTCGAACGAACGTAATCTTGTGGAACCCACGCCAATACTGGCTCCTTGGGTTTTCTTGCCAacctagtaataaaaaaaaataaaaaaaaaactggcttcaagaagaatattttgtaaatttaatgGAAACAGAATACAATACCCCTGGATTGATGGTCTTCGTAAAAAGAATTTGTAgatgaatatttattatatatagatGTAATTACTTTTTAGTGTCGTCCGCGTTACATACGTGTGAACtgtgaacttttttatttttaaaaaaatagtatttcgCTTAATGTAAATTAACGaataatgaataatattaaGGAAAAAACACGACAGGTTCTTTTTGAAAGATaaatgattaatattttatggtATTTATGTTCGACCATTAAGCttggttttcaagtttttcttttcaaatgagTTTATGTCTACTTATATTTTCTTACAAGATTCTTAAAATGCATTTGAagatttgttatttgttttttttttcttaattattttttatatttttttcctgaaatactttttataattttttgttagaaagctatcatatttatatttttttcttaaaaattactttgcagcaatttttattatgtactttcttgattcatttttttttggatttttttcctataaaacttttttataatctttagttaaaaaattatcattgtatagtttttttctatttaattgcTATGATTCTTATAAGATATTTAGAGCGCCTCTTTATGTTGTTAATGATCATtaagctttttattttaaaaataacatttaaaaatatgaagaattAATTACGTTTTCTACTACTTAATTTTACCATGGAATGTAATCAAGATTTACAATaaggtaatataaaaaaaaattgcaattataAAGTATTTTACAAGTGAGAGAAATTggacatttcaaaaaattattatgaaggattttaagaaaaataaaaaagagaaggaaaaatctGTCCATTGGTGATTTTTAAGTGCACGAAGAGGGTAACACAGGCAGCGTAATTAAATAcaaagttttttataaaaaaaaaataaactatatacaAGTGAACTTGTtcgttttaaaatattagcGTAGAACTTAATTATTAGTAACTTGTCTTTAAAAAATGTGAACGTAAATGTATTTTTCGGAAAATAATCTGTGGACCCTGCCTCCGACGAAAGTATTGAGTCAATTACCTCTTATAGACGAAGGAAGATTTGTCATGGAGGTGGAACCCAGGGTTGCATGTCCCATTCACCTTTGTGataacaatttttaattaaaaatttatgaaaataatatttttttagaattttttatttttaatattaatatattaaaatcattaaaaaaatacctaaaatacattaattttatcttttaaaatgaaaaattaaattagtgttAATATCATGATTGTGTGAGAATGCCAAAATCACTCATCTAGATTATAGTTGCCAAA
This window contains:
- the LOC133672707 gene encoding phosphoenolpyruvate carboxykinase (ATP) 1-like is translated as MAANGKGEMAMNGNGAATARKPKGLLPSITTSDKHHDVCHDMSAPTVKAQTIDELHSLQKKKSAPTTPIKGIQGTFAALSEEERQKQQLQSISASLASLTRETGPKVVRGDPASKSQTSPRVHQQHVAEPAISASDSSLKFTHVLYNLSPAELYEQAIHYEKGSFITSTGALATLSGAKTGRAPRDKRVVKDDVTGEELWWGKGSPNIEMDEHTFMVNRERAVDYLNSLDKVFVNDQFLNWDPENRIKVRIVSARAYHSLFMHNMCIRPTPEELEDFGTPDFTIYNAGQFPCNRYTHYMTSSTSIDLNLARREMVILGTQYAGEMKKGLFSVMHYLMPKRRILSLHSGCNMGKDGDVALFFGLSGTGKTTLSTDPNRYLIGDDEHCWTETGVSNIEGGCYAKCIDLSREKEPDIWNAIKFGTVLENVVFEEHTRVVDYADKSVTENTRASYPIEYIPNAKIPCVGPHPKNVILLACDAFGVLPPVSKLNLAQTMYHFISGYTALVAGTEEGVKEPRATFSACFGAAFIMMHPTKYAAMLAEKMQKHGATGWLVNTGWSGGSYGSGSRIKLAYTRKIIDAIHSGSLLKAEYKKTKVFGLEIPTEVEGVPSEILDPVNTWSNKLGYEDTLMKLAGLFKNNFETFTDHKIGKDNELTEEILAAGPNF